The following coding sequences lie in one Apium graveolens cultivar Ventura chromosome 3, ASM990537v1, whole genome shotgun sequence genomic window:
- the LOC141712823 gene encoding high mobility group B protein 3-like: protein MKGGRSKGETKKPESRLAVSKRSAAAGSKKPAKKVKAEKDPNKPKRPASAFFVFMEDFRKTYKEKHPNNKSVAVVGKAGGDKWKSMSEADKAPYVAKAEKRKVDYEKTMLAYNNKKEADEKDVVEEEESDKSKSEVHDDDEDDEDESGEEDDDDE from the exons ATGAAAGGAGGTAGATCAAAAGGCGAGACCAAAAAACCTGAAAGCAG GCTGGCGGTGAGTAAGAGAAGCGCCGCAGCAGGTAGTAAGAAACCGGCGAAGAAAGTAAAGGCCGAGAAAGATCCTAATAAGCCGAAGAGGCCTGCTAGTGCTTTCTTCGTTTTTAT GGAGGACTTTAGGAAGACGTATAAGGAGAAGCATCCGAACAACAAATCTGTAGCTGTT GTCGGGAAAGCTGGTGGTGATAAGTGGAAATCCATGTCGGAAGCT GATAAAGCTCCGTATGTAGCCAAGGCAGAAAAAAGAAAAGTTGATTATGAGAAGACTATGCTTGCATATAATAACAAAAAAGAG GCTGATGAGAAAGACGTAGTTGAAGAGGAAGAGTCTGACAAGTCAAAATCAGAAGTTCACGATGATGATGAAGACGACGAGGATGAGAGTGGCGAG GAGGATGACGATGACGAGTAA
- the LOC141712822 gene encoding acetyl-coenzyme A synthetase, chloroplastic/glyoxysomal — translation MTANNNNIITSNPKELRHVESMATFPSGAGNISQLNAVILGDALASEEFDLIFPSHEFSTQALVPSPQKYLEMYKRSVQDPAGFWSDIAAEFYWKKKWGHQVFDENLDVRKGPIQIQWFKGGVTNICYNCLDRNIESGNGDKVAMYWEGNEPGADGVLTYSQLLQQVCQLANYLKDNGVEKGNAVLIYLPMLMELPIAMLACARIGAVHSVVFAGFSAESVAQRIIDCRPKIVITCNAVMRGPKIINLKDIVDAALDEASHNGVTVDACLTFENESAMTRKATKWQVGRDVWWQDVVPKYSQVCDVVWVDAEDPLFLLYTSGSTGKPKGVLHTTGGYMIYSATTFKYAFDYKQSDIYWCTADCGWITGHSYVTYGPLLNGATVVVYEGAPNYPDPGRSWAIVDKYKVTLFYTAPTLVRSLMRDGDEHVTRYSRKSLRVLGSVGEPINPSAWRWYFNVVGDSRCPISDTWWQTETGGFMITPLPGAWPQKPGSATLPFFGVQPVIVDEKGKEIEGECSGYLCIKGSWPGAFRTLYGDHDRYETTYFKPFPGYYFSGDGCSRDKDGYHWLTGRVDDVINVSGHRIGTAEVESALVSHPQCAEAAVVGVEHEVKGQGIYAFVTLVDGVPYSEELRKSLILAVRKQIGAFAAPDKIHWAPGLPKTRSGKIMRRILRKIASRQLDELGDTSTLADPCVVDQLIALANC, via the exons ATGACTGCAAATAACAATAATATTATTACTTCTAATCCTAAAGAGCTGAGACATGTTGAATCCATGGCTACATTCCCTTCTGGTGCAGGCAATATTTCTCAACTCAACGCTGTCATTCTTGGTGATGCTCTTGCTTCTGAAGAATTTGATCTTATTTTTCCTAGCCATGAGTTTTCTACTCAAGCTCTTGTGCCTTCTCCTCAAAAG TATTTGGAGATGTATAAGAGATCTGTTCAGGACCCAGCTGGGTTTTGGTCTGATATTGCTGCTGAGTTTTATTGGAAGAAGAAATGGGGTCACCAGGTTTTTGATGAAAATCTTGATGTCAGAAAAGGCCCTATTCAAATTCAG TGGTTTAAAGGAGGTGTTACCAATATTTGTTACAACTGCTTGGATAGAAATATTGAGTCTGGCAATGGTGACAAAGTTGCCATGTATTGGGAGGGAAATGAGCCCGGTGCTGATGGTGTTTTGACATACAGTCAGTTACTGCAACAAGTTTGCCag CTTGCTAACTACTTGAAAGATAATGGTGTGGAAAAGGGTAATGCTGTTCTAATTTACTTACCCATGTTGATGGAATTGCCTATAGCTATGCTAGCATGTGCGAGGATTGGTGCAGTTCACTCG GTTGTCTTTGCTGGATTCTCAGCAGAGTCTGTTgctcaaagaatcattgattgtAGACCAAAGATTGTAATAACTTGCAATGCTGTTATGCGGGGGCCTAAAATCATTAATCTCAAAGACATAGTTGATGCTGCACTTGATGAAGCATCCCACAATGGGGTCACCGTAG ATGCATGTTTGACCTTTGAAAATGAATCTGCCATGACAAGGAAAGCTACAAAATGGCAGGTCGGAAGGGATGTCTGGTGGCAG GATGTTGTGCCCAAATATTCACAAGTATGCGATGTGGTTTGGGTTGATGCAGAGGATCCACTCTTTCTGCTCTATACTAGTGGTAGCACTGGGAAGCCGAAG GGTGTTCTGCATACAACAGGAGGTTACATGATTTACAGTGCAACAACATTCAAGTATGCCTTTGACTACAAACAGTCAGACATTTACTG GTGCACCGCTGACTGTGGCTGGATTACTGGGCACAGCTATGTTACTTATGGGCCTCTTCTTAATGGAGCGACAGTTGTTGTCTATGAAGGG GCTCCAAATTATCCAGATCCTGGACGCAGTTGGGCAATCGTGGACAAATACAAGGTGACATTATTCTATACTGCCCCGACACTGGTGCGGTCTCTCATGCGCGACGGGGATGAG CATGTTACTCGTTACTCTCGTAAATCCTTGCGTGTCCTTGGAAGTGTCGGTGAGCCTATCAATCCAAGTGCATGGAG ATGGTACTTCAACGTAGTTGGAGACTCAAGGTGCCCGATATCTGACACATGGTGGCAAACAGAAACTGGTGGCTTCATG ATCACTCCCCTGCCTGGTGCTTGGCCCCAGAAACCTGGATCTGCCACACTTCCATTTTTTGGGGTTCAG CCTGTTATAGTTGATGAGAAGGGTAAAGAAATCGAAGGTGAGTGCAGTGGATATTTGTGCATAAAAGGCTCGTGGCCTGGAGCATTTAGAACTCTTTATGGAGATCATGATAGATATGAGACGACATATTTCAAGCCATTCCCTGGCTATTATTTTAGCGGTGATGGCTGCAGCAG GGACAAGGATGGGTACCACTGGCTCACTGGAAGAGTCGATGATGTTATCAATGTCAG CGGACACCGTATTGGCACTGCAGAAGTTGAATCTGCTTTAGTTTCTCATCCCCAGTGTGCTGAAGCAGCTGTCGTCGGGGTCGAGCATGAG GTGAAAGGTCAAGGAATATATGCTTTCGTTACTCTGGTTGATGGTGTTCCATACAGTGAAGAACTACGGAAAAGTCTTATACTTGCTGTACGAAAGCAG ATTGGTGCATTTGCAGCCCCGGATAAAATCCACTGGGCACCTGGTCTTCCGAAGACTAGAAGTGGGAAGATCATGAGGAGGATTTTAAGAAAAATTGCCTCAAGGCAACTAGATGAGCTTGGGGATACAAGCACACTTGCAGATCCATGTGTAGTTGATCAGCTAATTGCATTGGCTAATTGCTGA